The Panicum virgatum strain AP13 chromosome 5K, P.virgatum_v5, whole genome shotgun sequence genome has a window encoding:
- the LOC120706479 gene encoding uncharacterized protein LOC120706479 isoform X1: protein MAPKIHAGVFYSSFLEAAAVLQLLERQQRCGSRELKAAARGSRLRDWILPRRRCRRRWRPAPGLDLAPTALLVAAACSGIGSCLGALLVGGVEVEGRGIDTGEAAHKQRTASQQSAPGLDLAPRRRCSGHALGVDQTSIAPISPTQVHEDLQPATNSAAWCQDSGDSSVPNPCMKLPSSDLGDWHNLGIFVLHFFLLLR, encoded by the exons ATGGCGCCAAAGATTCATGCTGGTGTGTTCTATTCATCCTTTCTCGAGGCAGCAGCAGTGCTACAACTGCTGGAGCGGCAGCAGCGGTGTGGGAGCCGGGAGTTGAAGGCCGCAGCCCGCGGCAGCAGGCTCCGGGATTGGATCTTGccccggcggcgctgtcggcggcggtggcggcctgctCCGGGATTGGATCTTGCCCCGACGGCGCtgttggtggcggcggcctgctcCGGGATTGGATCTTGCCTTGGCGCGCTGTTGGTCGGCGGTGTGGAAGTTGAAGGCCGCGGCATCGACACAGGAGAAGCAGCGCACAAGCAGCGCACGGCAAGCCAGCAGTCGGCTCCGGGGCTGGATCTTGCCccccggcggcgctgcagcggACATGCTCTGGGGGTGGACCAGACATCGATAGCACCCATCTCCCCCACACAAGTCCATGAGGACCTTCAACCAGCGACAAACTCAGCTGCTTGGTGCCAAGACAGTGGTGATAGCTCGGTGCCTAATCCATGTATGAAACTTCCATCTTCAGATCTGGGAGATTG GCACAACCTGGGCATTTTTGTCCTGCATTTCTTCTTGCTACTCCGCTAG
- the LOC120709706 gene encoding protein MIZU-KUSSEI 1-like yields MTQPARRPTPSTESAEVAFFGAASIPDPRSAPAAPLPDILPFAAHASTPPPPPPPAPVPQKQKHGKGRSRPGRLIRSVRAAFRSLPTIQAPSCRGMPSLHHLPGLYGPGGAVRNHFHGATHATGTLYGHRRARITIAFHESPGSPPCLLLDIGVPTAKFIQDVSAAGMVNGESVGYASRREATERDERVMQMLHATSMGAGVLPADMSHQSDGELTYMRVHFDRVVGSKDAETYYMHNPEGGAAGPELTIFFIRN; encoded by the exons ATGACACAGCCCGCTCGGCGCCCCACGCCCTCCACGGAGAGCGCCGAGGTCGCCTTCTtcggcgccgcctccatcccCGACCCGCggtccgcgccggccgccccgctcccGGACATCCTCCCGTTCGCCGCCCAcgcgtcgacgccgccgccgccccctccgccggcgccggtgccgcagAAGCAGAAGCACGGCAAGGGCCGGTCGCGCCCGGGGCGCCTCATCCGGTCGGTGCGCGCCGCGTTCCGGTCGCTCCCGACCATCCAGGCGCCGTCCTGCCGCGGCATGCCGTCGCTGCACCACCTCCCGGGGCTCTacggccccggcggcgccgtccgGAACCACTTCCACGGCGCCACGCACGCGACGGGGACGCTGTACGGGCACCGCAGGGCGCGCATCACGATCGCGTTCCACGAGAGCCCCGGGAGCCCGCCGTGCCTGCTGCTGGACATCGGCGTGCCCACGGCCAAGTTCATCCAGGACGTGAGCGCGGCGGGGATG GTGAACGGCGAGAGCGTCGGGTACGCGTCGCGGCGGGAGGCGACGGAGCGGGACGAGCGCGTGATGCAGATGCTCCACGCCACGTCCATGGGCGCCGGCGTGCTGCCGGCCGACATGTCCCACCAGTCGGACGGCGAGCTCACGTACATGCGCGTGCACTTCGACCGCGTGGTGGGGTCCAAGGACGCCGAGACGTACTACATGCACAaccccgagggcggcgccgccgggccggagctcaccatcttcttcattaGGAATTAG
- the LOC120706479 gene encoding uncharacterized protein LOC120706479 isoform X2: protein MAPKIHAGVFYSSFLEAAAVLQLLERQQRCGSRELKAAARGSRLRDWILPRRRCRRRWRPAPGLDLAPTALLVAAACSGIGSCLGALLVGGVEVEGRGIDTGEAAHKQRTASQQSAPGLDLAPRRRCSGHALGVDQTSIAPISPTQVHEDLQPATNSAAWCQDSGDSSVPNPCTTWAFLSCISSCYSASHSTQE from the exons ATGGCGCCAAAGATTCATGCTGGTGTGTTCTATTCATCCTTTCTCGAGGCAGCAGCAGTGCTACAACTGCTGGAGCGGCAGCAGCGGTGTGGGAGCCGGGAGTTGAAGGCCGCAGCCCGCGGCAGCAGGCTCCGGGATTGGATCTTGccccggcggcgctgtcggcggcggtggcggcctgctCCGGGATTGGATCTTGCCCCGACGGCGCtgttggtggcggcggcctgctcCGGGATTGGATCTTGCCTTGGCGCGCTGTTGGTCGGCGGTGTGGAAGTTGAAGGCCGCGGCATCGACACAGGAGAAGCAGCGCACAAGCAGCGCACGGCAAGCCAGCAGTCGGCTCCGGGGCTGGATCTTGCCccccggcggcgctgcagcggACATGCTCTGGGGGTGGACCAGACATCGATAGCACCCATCTCCCCCACACAAGTCCATGAGGACCTTCAACCAGCGACAAACTCAGCTGCTTGGTGCCAAGACAGTGGTGATAGCTCGGTGCCTAATCCAT GCACAACCTGGGCATTTTTGTCCTGCATTTCTTCTTGCTACTCCGCTAGCCACTCCACTCAGGAATGA